One Desulfobulbus oligotrophicus DNA segment encodes these proteins:
- a CDS encoding CBS domain-containing protein → MTPSNIACCTTVDLSDADVIAAMKEMEGYIDITPGDFKEVFRIAYIHALRRIMEARTAQDIMTKTVHCLRSDMDLVQAAKFLAEKCFTGAPVINEQGVVVGVLSEKDFLTRMGVDKPTNFMHIVAHCLMNRGCMAMTLKNHVVAEIMSAPPITATPDITVNAISALFVEKEINRLPIVDTDGRPIGFVTRTDLVQSYCTPFGGLT, encoded by the coding sequence ATGACACCTTCAAACATAGCCTGTTGTACCACCGTTGACCTCTCTGATGCCGACGTTATTGCCGCCATGAAGGAGATGGAGGGATATATCGACATCACGCCGGGTGATTTCAAAGAGGTGTTCCGTATCGCCTATATCCATGCCCTGCGGCGCATCATGGAGGCGCGTACAGCACAGGATATCATGACAAAGACAGTTCACTGTTTGCGTTCGGACATGGATCTTGTGCAGGCGGCAAAGTTTCTTGCTGAAAAATGCTTTACAGGTGCTCCTGTCATCAACGAACAGGGCGTCGTTGTCGGAGTTCTGTCAGAAAAAGATTTTCTTACCAGAATGGGGGTCGACAAACCCACCAATTTTATGCATATCGTGGCACACTGTCTCATGAACAGGGGATGCATGGCCATGACTCTGAAAAACCATGTTGTAGCAGAAATCATGAGTGCTCCGCCGATCACCGCAACACCGGATATCACGGTGAATGCTATTTCAGCCCTGTTTGTCGAAAAAGAGATCAATCGGCTCCCGATCGTTGATACTGATGGCCGCCCGATTGGTTTTGTAACACGGACCGATCTCGTCCAGTCATACTGTACACCCTTTGGAGGCCTGACATGA
- a CDS encoding Lcl C-terminal domain-containing protein — protein sequence MPDKSSQNPIRHILHTGQTSCYDRNGNEIDCQASGHDAESLRGIPWPKIRFEVQEDTVLDHATGLYWSLDANPGEFPCTWEEAFSHIREMNHQQYGGHSDWRLPNRNELRSLVSYQTKKPALPDQHPFVNFFLGWYWSSTTAVIHPAYAWAVHLEGARMFYGRKDQAYLFWPVRGQGNGILPSTGQHRCFAEDGSAVECAGTGQDGEVQVGSVWPTPRFTVTGKVVHDRLTNLFWLKHADITGSAVDWQLAFESITQWSRETATQTVRWRLPTINELASLVDCDTYAPALPADHPFTGIQTGYWSSTTSYFETDWAWVLYLDKGACGVGHKPGKTFHVWPVSCSSV from the coding sequence ATGCCTGACAAATCGTCTCAAAACCCGATCCGTCACATCCTGCACACCGGACAAACCAGTTGCTACGACCGGAACGGTAATGAGATTGACTGTCAGGCCAGTGGTCACGATGCAGAGAGTCTCCGGGGTATTCCCTGGCCGAAGATCCGCTTTGAGGTGCAAGAAGATACTGTTCTTGACCACGCCACAGGCCTGTACTGGTCGCTGGATGCCAATCCCGGTGAATTCCCCTGTACCTGGGAGGAGGCTTTTTCCCATATCAGGGAAATGAATCATCAGCAGTATGGCGGACACAGTGATTGGCGGTTACCAAACCGCAACGAACTGCGCAGCCTGGTCAGCTACCAGACAAAAAAACCTGCCCTGCCGGATCAGCACCCTTTTGTGAATTTCTTTCTTGGCTGGTACTGGTCATCAACAACGGCTGTCATCCATCCGGCCTATGCCTGGGCTGTGCATCTTGAAGGAGCACGCATGTTTTACGGGCGTAAAGACCAGGCCTATCTCTTTTGGCCGGTTCGGGGGCAAGGCAATGGGATACTACCCTCAACAGGCCAGCATCGATGTTTTGCTGAAGATGGATCAGCCGTCGAATGTGCCGGCACCGGGCAGGACGGAGAGGTGCAGGTTGGCAGTGTGTGGCCGACCCCGCGCTTCACCGTCACCGGCAAAGTGGTTCACGATCGACTGACCAATCTTTTCTGGCTGAAACACGCCGATATAACAGGATCTGCTGTTGATTGGCAGCTGGCGTTTGAGAGTATTACGCAGTGGAGTCGGGAAACAGCGACACAGACAGTACGCTGGCGCTTACCAACAATCAATGAGCTGGCTTCGCTTGTCGATTGCGACACCTACGCACCGGCCCTGCCGGCCGACCATCCTTTCACGGGAATACAGACAGGGTACTGGTCATCAACGACCAGCTATTTTGAAACCGATTGGGCCTGGGTCCTTTATCTTGATAAGGGTGCCTGCGGTGTGGGTCATAAACCGGGGAAGACATTTCACGTCTGGCCGGTCAGCTGCTCATCGGTTTAA
- a CDS encoding TetR family transcriptional regulator, with product MARRSKEEALETRSKVLDAALRVFSLKGVARSSLADIAKMAGVSRGAIYWHFANKGELLTALWDQVVQLYAPLAMASENPNEPDPLGKMKTLYISFLTNLVDDPRQQQMFRILFDASDRSKDTEAFRQLHITIRRQRLQSLLVALRNIKEKGQLPPTSDEHYGAVCILCFIHGLLANWIMTPDLFDLKKEAPALVEGMIRMLSTDKVTVEDDAQSSG from the coding sequence ATGGCAAGGAGATCAAAAGAAGAGGCTCTGGAGACACGCAGCAAAGTCCTTGATGCTGCACTTCGGGTCTTCAGCCTTAAAGGGGTGGCCCGCTCCTCTCTGGCCGATATTGCCAAAATGGCAGGTGTGTCAAGAGGTGCGATTTACTGGCATTTTGCCAACAAGGGAGAGTTGCTGACAGCACTCTGGGATCAGGTGGTGCAGCTCTATGCACCACTTGCCATGGCCAGTGAGAATCCAAACGAACCTGATCCGCTTGGCAAGATGAAAACACTCTATATTTCATTTTTGACCAACCTCGTTGATGATCCCCGGCAACAGCAGATGTTCCGTATTCTGTTTGATGCCAGTGACCGAAGTAAAGATACCGAGGCCTTTCGTCAACTTCACATCACCATCCGCCGGCAGCGATTGCAGAGTTTGCTGGTCGCTCTGCGTAATATCAAGGAAAAAGGACAACTACCTCCCACCAGTGATGAGCATTACGGAGCTGTCTGTATTCTTTGCTTTATTCACGGTCTTCTTGCCAACTGGATTATGACTCCGGATCTGTTTGATCTGAAGAAAGAGGCCCCAGCCCTGGTTGAAGGCATGATTCGCATGCTCAGCACAGACAAAGTTACTGTAGAAGATGATGCTCAATCATCTGGTTGA
- a CDS encoding HPP family protein, whose protein sequence is MTFWQKMKGRTQSPPMVSFAEMGWSWLGSFFGMAAIAFLHYRFIDQHSLTLLIGSFGASAVLVYGAVRSPLAQPRNLVGGHILSAFVGVAACQWFGSSLWLAAAIAVSTSIALMHLTKTLHPPGGATALIAVIGGDSIHRLGYFYVLVPTALGAGIILVTALIFNNMIKSRRYPEFWV, encoded by the coding sequence ATGACGTTTTGGCAGAAGATGAAAGGCAGGACACAAAGCCCGCCCATGGTGAGCTTTGCCGAAATGGGTTGGTCTTGGCTGGGCAGCTTTTTTGGTATGGCGGCCATAGCGTTTCTGCATTATCGTTTTATCGACCAGCACAGCCTGACGCTGCTTATCGGTTCATTCGGTGCTTCGGCTGTTTTGGTGTACGGTGCTGTTCGCAGCCCGTTGGCACAGCCCAGAAACCTTGTCGGCGGTCATATCCTCTCGGCCTTTGTGGGGGTGGCGGCATGCCAGTGGTTTGGCTCCTCTCTCTGGCTCGCTGCTGCCATTGCCGTCTCAACTTCAATTGCCCTGATGCACCTTACGAAGACCCTGCATCCTCCTGGAGGAGCAACCGCACTTATTGCGGTCATCGGTGGCGACAGTATTCATCGGTTAGGCTACTTTTATGTGCTGGTGCCAACGGCCCTTGGAGCAGGCATCATATTAGTAACGGCCCTGATCTTCAACAATATGATCAAGTCACGCCGGTATCCGGAATTCTGGGTATGA
- the hcp gene encoding hydroxylamine reductase translates to MFCNQCEQTAKGSGCTVIGVCGKNEEVADLQDLLIYAMQGLALYAQEGRRLGIVDGATDHFTFEAIFSTLTNVDFDPDRFVLLIKRAVELREAMKAKVAVAGGKTDFTEAPASFIPTGDVAELTAQGKALNLIENLDTDDNIRSLKQTLLYGLKGIAAYADHAAILGKTDPAVAAFCYEALSMLLVGGLSVEACVPMVMKAGEINLKAMELLDAGNTGAYGHPVPTSVPLGHRKNKCILITGHDLHDLELLLKQTEGKGIDIYTHGEMLPCHGYPELKKYPHFYGHFGTAWQNQQKEFPTFPGPILFTTNCIQKPRDDYKDRVFTNGLVGWPGVKHIINKDYSAVVEMALAMPGFTDDVDNGSVMVGFARNAVLGVADKVIEAVKSKAIRHFFLVGGCDGAKPGRDYFTRFVEQVPSDCVVLTLACGKFRFFDKQLGDIGGIPRLLDVGQCNDAYSAIQIAVALAQAFDCEVNDLPLSMIISWYEQKAVAVLLTLLYLGIKDIRLGPSLPAFVSPAVLEFLVNTFDIKPIDTPENDLKTILG, encoded by the coding sequence ATGTTTTGCAATCAGTGTGAGCAGACCGCCAAGGGGTCTGGATGTACGGTGATTGGTGTTTGCGGGAAGAATGAAGAGGTTGCCGATCTTCAGGATCTTCTGATCTATGCGATGCAGGGTTTGGCTCTGTATGCCCAGGAGGGTCGGCGGCTTGGTATTGTTGACGGGGCCACGGATCATTTCACCTTTGAGGCGATCTTTTCGACTTTAACCAACGTTGATTTTGATCCTGATCGTTTTGTTCTTCTGATCAAACGTGCGGTTGAGCTGCGTGAGGCCATGAAGGCCAAGGTGGCGGTTGCGGGCGGCAAGACCGATTTTACCGAAGCTCCGGCCTCTTTCATTCCCACAGGTGATGTTGCGGAGTTGACCGCTCAGGGCAAGGCCCTCAACCTGATCGAAAATCTCGATACCGACGACAATATCCGTTCCCTTAAACAGACACTGCTCTATGGTCTTAAGGGGATTGCCGCCTATGCTGATCATGCAGCTATACTCGGCAAGACCGATCCTGCTGTTGCCGCCTTCTGCTATGAGGCCCTGAGTATGCTGCTTGTTGGCGGTCTGAGCGTTGAGGCGTGCGTTCCCATGGTCATGAAGGCCGGTGAGATCAACCTCAAGGCCATGGAGTTACTGGATGCGGGCAATACCGGTGCCTATGGTCATCCGGTTCCCACTTCGGTGCCGTTGGGTCATCGCAAGAACAAATGTATTCTTATCACCGGTCATGATCTGCATGATCTTGAGCTGCTTTTGAAGCAGACCGAGGGCAAGGGGATCGACATCTATACCCATGGGGAGATGCTGCCCTGCCACGGGTATCCGGAGCTGAAGAAGTATCCGCACTTCTATGGTCATTTCGGGACGGCCTGGCAGAATCAGCAAAAAGAGTTTCCGACCTTTCCCGGACCGATCCTGTTCACCACCAACTGTATCCAGAAACCGCGTGACGACTACAAAGATCGTGTATTCACCAACGGACTGGTGGGTTGGCCGGGAGTCAAGCACATCATCAACAAGGATTATTCAGCCGTGGTGGAGATGGCCCTGGCCATGCCCGGTTTTACCGATGACGTTGACAACGGTTCAGTGATGGTTGGTTTTGCCCGCAATGCTGTTTTGGGTGTGGCCGACAAGGTGATCGAGGCAGTGAAATCAAAGGCCATCCGTCATTTTTTCCTGGTTGGCGGTTGTGACGGTGCCAAGCCCGGGCGTGACTACTTCACCCGTTTTGTTGAGCAGGTTCCCAGTGACTGCGTTGTACTGACACTGGCCTGCGGCAAGTTTCGTTTTTTTGACAAGCAGCTTGGTGATATCGGCGGTATTCCGCGTCTGCTTGATGTTGGTCAGTGTAACGATGCCTACTCTGCGATCCAGATCGCGGTGGCCCTGGCCCAGGCGTTTGACTGTGAGGTCAACGACCTGCCTCTGTCCATGATCATCTCCTGGTATGAGCAGAAGGCGGTGGCTGTTCTGCTGACGCTGCTGTATCTGGGTATCAAGGACATCCGTCTTGGACCGTCGCTGCCGGCCTTTGTCAGCCCGGCGGTGCTTGAGTTTCTGGTCAACACCTTTGATATCAAACCGATCGACACACCGGAAAACGACCTCAAAACCATTCTGGGATAA
- the ric gene encoding iron-sulfur cluster repair di-iron protein has product MEPSTLEKATVGEIVTADYRTAQVFTAHDIDFCCGGNIPLATICAEKGLDIDQIIQELQAVQQKSGERSPNYGAWSLSFLADYIVNTHHVYLKENDDQIVAYAQKTAAVHGKNHQELIEIAALFAKVAADMAIHLKEEEEVFFPAVKRAEAARTAGLTPDTTDQQIIRTSLTNLYQEHEEIGDAVHTIRHLAKNFAIPEDACNTFRVTYQKLMGFEEDLHKHVHLENNILFPKAAHL; this is encoded by the coding sequence ATGGAACCTTCTACTCTCGAAAAAGCAACGGTGGGTGAAATCGTTACAGCCGATTACAGGACTGCCCAGGTTTTCACCGCCCATGACATCGATTTTTGCTGTGGCGGCAATATACCGCTGGCCACAATCTGTGCTGAAAAGGGATTGGATATCGATCAGATTATTCAGGAGCTGCAAGCCGTCCAACAAAAATCCGGGGAGCGAAGCCCGAATTACGGGGCATGGTCACTTTCCTTTCTGGCTGATTATATCGTTAACACCCATCATGTGTACCTGAAAGAAAATGATGATCAAATCGTTGCCTATGCCCAAAAAACCGCAGCGGTCCATGGAAAAAACCACCAGGAATTAATTGAAATAGCGGCACTTTTTGCAAAAGTAGCCGCTGACATGGCAATCCATCTCAAAGAAGAGGAAGAGGTTTTTTTCCCGGCTGTTAAACGGGCTGAAGCTGCTCGGACAGCCGGTCTGACACCTGATACAACGGATCAGCAGATCATCCGCACCTCTCTCACAAATCTCTATCAAGAGCATGAAGAGATCGGTGATGCTGTCCATACAATCCGTCATCTTGCTAAAAACTTTGCGATTCCTGAAGACGCATGCAATACCTTTCGGGTAACCTATCAGAAATTAATGGGGTTTGAAGAAGATCTTCACAAACACGTGCACCTTGAAAACAATATCCTTTTCCCTAAGGCTGCACATCTCTAA
- a CDS encoding Crp/Fnr family transcriptional regulator, giving the protein MNSTRKIIAHSLLFDGLPPEQLAEIEKLAIKRHVVKGAPIFFEGDPGLGFYMVASGKVKIFKTSFDGKEQILHIFGPGEPFGEVPVFHGTPFPANAEALTSTDLLFFPRTEFINLITATPSLAFNMLAVLALRLRRFAAQIENLSLKEVPGRLASYLFFLMEEQNNQEWVTLDIPKGQLANLLGATSETLSRIFNKMYEEGLIRVEGKTIFVLDHQRLRDR; this is encoded by the coding sequence ATGAACAGTACCCGGAAGATCATTGCTCACAGTCTGCTCTTTGACGGCCTACCTCCGGAACAGCTCGCAGAAATTGAGAAGCTTGCCATAAAGAGACATGTTGTCAAGGGGGCGCCTATTTTCTTTGAAGGAGACCCTGGGCTCGGCTTTTATATGGTGGCCAGTGGCAAGGTAAAAATCTTTAAAACCTCATTTGACGGCAAGGAGCAGATTTTACATATCTTCGGCCCTGGTGAGCCATTCGGTGAGGTGCCGGTCTTTCACGGTACCCCATTCCCTGCCAATGCCGAGGCGCTCACCTCAACGGACCTGTTGTTTTTCCCACGTACCGAGTTTATCAACCTCATCACCGCCACTCCATCGCTCGCCTTTAACATGCTCGCTGTTCTTGCCCTTCGCCTGCGGCGCTTTGCCGCCCAGATCGAAAACCTCTCGTTAAAAGAAGTACCCGGCCGGCTGGCCTCGTACCTTTTTTTCCTTATGGAAGAGCAGAACAATCAGGAATGGGTGACCCTTGATATTCCAAAAGGTCAACTTGCCAATCTCCTGGGAGCGACATCGGAAACCTTATCGCGCATCTTCAATAAAATGTATGAAGAGGGGTTGATTCGAGTGGAAGGGAAAACCATATTTGTTCTTGATCATCAACGTCTGCGGGACCGATAA
- a CDS encoding ferredoxin — MVEIDREECLGCEACVEVCPEVFDFDASEGKAFVKDDVTGDEACIDEAIASCPASCITNE; from the coding sequence ATGGTAGAAATAGACAGAGAAGAGTGTCTGGGGTGTGAAGCGTGTGTTGAGGTCTGTCCCGAGGTGTTTGACTTCGATGCTTCAGAAGGTAAGGCCTTTGTCAAAGATGATGTAACTGGAGATGAGGCCTGTATTGATGAAGCCATTGCTTCCTGCCCGGCTTCCTGTATCACCAATGAGTAA
- a CDS encoding DUF488 domain-containing protein, with product MPSITIKRVYDSTDTSEGVRVLVDRVWPRGVSKQKLQAEHWLRDAAPSSALRKWFDHDPKRWDEFKHRYWEELQGKPETVSFLLTLAQEQGLTLLFSARDVRYNQAVALQEYLLARLHTTSERS from the coding sequence ATGCCATCCATCACCATCAAGCGGGTATATGATTCCACTGACACCAGTGAAGGAGTGCGCGTGCTGGTTGATCGCGTCTGGCCTCGAGGTGTCTCCAAACAAAAACTTCAGGCTGAACACTGGCTGCGGGATGCCGCGCCCAGCAGTGCGTTACGAAAATGGTTTGATCACGACCCAAAACGATGGGATGAGTTCAAACATCGCTACTGGGAAGAGTTGCAAGGTAAACCGGAGACCGTCAGCTTTCTCCTTACCCTGGCGCAGGAACAGGGACTGACGCTGCTCTTTTCCGCCCGAGACGTTCGCTACAATCAGGCAGTTGCCCTGCAGGAGTACCTGCTGGCCCGTCTCCACACAACCAGTGAAAGATCCTGA
- a CDS encoding PAS domain-containing protein: MDRQLQQLIEASPDAILVTDREGKILYWNTGAEHMFGYPAAEAVGQSLDLIIPENLRARHWDGYYRVMATGRTKYTTDLLTSPGMHKDGSRISLEFSIVLLRDENGEIDGCASVMRDVTARWNKEKTLKKQLADCRSQLT; encoded by the coding sequence ATGGACAGACAACTCCAACAACTGATCGAGGCCTCCCCCGATGCAATACTTGTTACCGATCGGGAAGGTAAAATCCTCTATTGGAACACCGGGGCGGAACACATGTTCGGTTACCCTGCTGCCGAAGCTGTCGGGCAATCCCTTGACCTCATTATTCCGGAAAATCTACGGGCACGCCATTGGGACGGCTATTACCGGGTCATGGCCACCGGCCGGACAAAATACACCACTGACCTGCTGACATCGCCGGGGATGCACAAAGACGGTTCCCGTATATCATTGGAGTTCAGTATTGTTCTGCTGCGTGATGAAAACGGCGAAATTGACGGATGTGCTTCTGTTATGCGGGATGTCACCGCCCGCTGGAACAAAGAAAAGACGTTAAAAAAACAGCTGGCAGACTGCCGGAGCCAACTCACCTGA
- a CDS encoding FprA family A-type flavoprotein — MNKRKIKENIYWLGAIDWDRRLFDSLVPLPDGTSYNAYLIEGSEKTALLDAVDPAMTDTLFSQLQDTAKVDFIISHHTEQDHSGTIPLLLERYPNAKVLTTPRGKTLLMDHLHLAEEVLVTVADGETLSLGDKTLRFIHTPWVHWPETMVSYLEEDRILFSCDFFGSHIAASELYVQDQARVYEAAKRYFGEIMLPFRAVISKNLEKLADLPVDIIAPSHGQVYNQPDWIVEAYRDWVLHPPRNLVVLPFISMHGSTRIMVDHLTAALTERGVQVELFNLTVTDIGKLAMALIDAATIVVGSPTVLAGPHPLTAYATFLANALRPKAQFVSIIGSYGWGGKTVETLAGMITNLKAEVLEPVLCKGLPDQSTFAALDQLADTIAQKHRENGFQ; from the coding sequence ATGAACAAAAGAAAGATCAAAGAAAACATCTACTGGCTGGGCGCAATCGATTGGGACCGTCGTCTTTTTGATTCCCTTGTCCCGCTACCGGACGGTACCTCCTATAACGCCTACCTGATCGAAGGGAGCGAGAAGACAGCCCTGCTTGATGCCGTTGATCCGGCCATGACCGATACGCTGTTCAGTCAACTGCAGGACACTGCCAAGGTCGACTTCATCATTTCTCATCATACAGAGCAAGATCATTCCGGAACCATTCCTCTGCTGCTCGAACGGTATCCGAACGCCAAGGTCCTCACCACCCCAAGGGGAAAAACACTCCTTATGGACCATCTCCATCTTGCTGAAGAGGTCCTGGTGACGGTGGCGGATGGAGAAACTCTCTCCCTTGGTGACAAAACACTGCGTTTTATTCACACCCCCTGGGTTCACTGGCCGGAAACCATGGTCTCCTATCTGGAGGAAGACCGCATTTTATTCAGCTGCGATTTTTTCGGTTCCCATATTGCTGCCAGTGAGCTGTATGTGCAGGATCAGGCACGGGTCTACGAAGCAGCTAAGCGCTATTTTGGCGAGATCATGCTGCCCTTTCGTGCTGTCATCTCCAAAAATCTGGAAAAACTCGCTGACCTTCCAGTGGATATAATTGCCCCGAGTCATGGCCAGGTTTACAATCAACCGGACTGGATTGTTGAGGCCTATCGTGACTGGGTACTGCATCCCCCCAGGAATCTGGTGGTGTTGCCCTTTATCTCCATGCACGGCAGCACCCGGATCATGGTTGATCATCTGACCGCCGCTCTGACCGAACGGGGCGTACAGGTAGAACTGTTTAACCTCACGGTTACTGATATCGGCAAACTGGCCATGGCACTTATCGATGCCGCCACCATTGTGGTGGGCTCGCCGACAGTTCTCGCCGGTCCCCATCCGCTGACCGCCTACGCCACTTTTCTGGCTAACGCCCTGCGGCCGAAAGCCCAATTTGTTTCCATCATCGGCTCCTATGGCTGGGGCGGTAAAACAGTAGAGACCCTGGCCGGAATGATCACCAACCTCAAAGCCGAAGTACTGGAGCCAGTACTCTGCAAAGGTCTGCCCGATCAGAGTACCTTTGCAGCCCTAGATCAGTTGGCTGATACCATTGCTCAAAAACACAGGGAAAACGGGTTTCAATAA
- a CDS encoding cupin domain-containing protein has product MKTIHLTATSEFNTGAMKSYFLVDDSPFFKIINFNIDAGVTFPVHSHDLDGELSILVLEGEGYFLGEKDRIPAKKGDLLISEIREPHGVLATTQMRILVTIAPPI; this is encoded by the coding sequence ATGAAAACGATACACTTGACGGCAACCAGCGAGTTTAACACCGGCGCAATGAAAAGTTATTTTCTCGTCGATGACTCCCCGTTTTTCAAAATCATCAATTTTAATATTGATGCTGGAGTTACCTTTCCGGTGCACTCGCATGATTTAGATGGTGAATTGTCAATTCTGGTTTTAGAAGGTGAGGGGTATTTTCTGGGGGAAAAAGACAGGATACCGGCGAAGAAAGGAGACCTGCTTATCTCGGAGATTCGTGAACCCCACGGAGTTCTGGCAACGACACAGATGAGAATTCTGGTTACCATTGCACCACCGATTTGA
- a CDS encoding transglycosylase SLT domain-containing protein, which translates to MTKYSGVALLNERDVFKKYDLYVFMTKPSVQQTRPQTKKEEKKEEVKEQKKPAVKRKSRAKNAPPSSKKTKRTKRPRKPKLSTRQLIAWIGVEVLGLTITAVIGIIVLLGYTAAGFSGSEFFAHLLPFALGVLVMMLVFAALLAGWMRLRTWLHRKNTYAPAIVALVLVVISGGFTLKGDFFFAFNQFRILIGGKAEAGRATLTHQVYAAYRRIDPEQLLQLIERAKPYSAEINAAAKAFRLDPDLLLGLAATESSFLPRESKDGGQGLFQITRIPEAAAQEAARSLGIDKPLISDHRHNGYLAAATLAHYLRQMNGDLFLGLLAYNIGPRNGGLRFIMQQYGATDFVTIQPYLQQLPRDYPIRTLCNSLAFRLFRTEGKLLAYEEGLNAVRIQHIGIPGL; encoded by the coding sequence ATGACAAAATATTCCGGAGTAGCCCTTTTAAACGAAAGGGATGTGTTCAAAAAGTACGACCTCTATGTATTCATGACAAAACCCAGTGTACAACAAACCAGGCCCCAGACAAAAAAAGAGGAAAAAAAAGAAGAGGTAAAGGAACAGAAAAAGCCGGCAGTCAAAAGGAAATCCAGGGCAAAAAACGCCCCACCCTCCTCAAAGAAAACCAAACGAACGAAACGACCCCGAAAACCAAAACTGTCAACCCGGCAGCTGATCGCCTGGATCGGTGTGGAAGTATTAGGTCTGACCATCACCGCAGTCATCGGTATCATCGTCCTGCTGGGATACACGGCTGCCGGATTTTCCGGATCGGAATTTTTCGCCCACCTGTTGCCTTTTGCCCTGGGTGTGCTGGTCATGATGCTTGTCTTTGCTGCACTGTTAGCAGGCTGGATGCGACTGCGCACCTGGCTGCACCGGAAAAACACCTATGCACCAGCAATTGTGGCCCTGGTTCTTGTTGTGATAAGCGGGGGTTTCACGCTGAAGGGTGATTTCTTTTTCGCCTTCAACCAGTTCCGGATCCTGATCGGCGGCAAGGCAGAGGCCGGCCGGGCAACCCTCACTCACCAGGTGTATGCAGCGTACCGTCGTATAGACCCGGAGCAGCTGTTGCAACTGATTGAACGGGCCAAACCCTACAGTGCGGAAATCAATGCTGCGGCCAAGGCCTTTCGTCTTGACCCGGATCTGCTTCTTGGATTGGCTGCCACAGAGTCGTCCTTTCTGCCCCGTGAGAGCAAAGACGGTGGCCAGGGACTCTTTCAAATCACCCGGATCCCTGAAGCCGCCGCGCAAGAGGCAGCCCGATCCCTGGGTATCGACAAGCCCCTGATAAGCGATCATCGCCACAACGGTTACCTTGCGGCAGCTACTTTAGCACACTATCTCAGGCAGATGAACGGGGATCTGTTCCTTGGTCTGCTCGCCTACAATATAGGCCCCCGAAATGGCGGCCTTCGCTTTATAATGCAGCAGTACGGTGCTACTGACTTTGTCACCATTCAACCGTATCTGCAGCAGCTGCCGCGTGATTACCCCATCCGCACACTCTGTAACAGCCTAGCCTTCCGACTGTTTCGTACGGAGGGGAAACTGCTGGCCTATGAGGAAGGACTCAACGCCGTGCGTATTCAGCATATCGGTATCCCCGGCCTGTAA